A region from the Rhodamnia argentea isolate NSW1041297 chromosome 7, ASM2092103v1, whole genome shotgun sequence genome encodes:
- the LOC115749528 gene encoding uncharacterized protein LOC115749528, giving the protein MVREPVDSSKMSSALKFLCSYGGKIVLRKSDGELRYVGGFTRILSVDRSISYAELMVKLMEFCGFSVALRCMLPDGDLETLISVKSDEDLANLIAEYDRASLTSASPKKIRAVLSPPESLKVVSPAASSTSSIDLSARNSPTHATGDPWRTGSRSPPVHSQVRAGKLRCYPFYVEPRKVWVGGHCCKYCH; this is encoded by the exons ATGGTGAGAGAACCTGTAGATTCGAGCAAGATGTCGAGCGCTCTGAAGTTTCTCTGCAGCTACGGCGGTAAAATCGTGCTCCGCAAGTCCGACGGCGAGCTGCGCTACGTCGGCGGCTTCACCAGGATCCTGTCGGTCGACCGCTCCATATCCTACGCAG AGCTGATGGTGAAGCTTATGGAGTTCTGCGGGTTCTCCGTCGCGTTGAGGTGTATGCTGCCGGACGGCGACTTGGAGACGCTGATCTCGGTGAAGTCCGACGAGGACCTGGCCAACTTGATCGCGGAATACGACAGAGCTTCCCTGACGTCGGCTTCTCCCAAGAAGATCAGAGCCGTTCTGTCTCCGCCGGAATCGCTGAAGGTCGTGTCTCCGGCTGCGTCCTCCACATCCAGCATCGACCTCTCCGCCCGCAACTCCCCAACGCACGCGACCGGTGACCCGTGGCGTACCGGGAGCCGGTCGCCGCCGGTTCATTCCCAGGTCAGAGCGGGGAAATTACGTTGCTACCCCTTCTACGTTGAGCCGAGGAAGGTTTGGGTAGGCGGTCACTGCTGCAAGTACTGCCACTGA